GCAATTTCTCCAAGGGTCAGGGCTCCGAAGGTGAAGGAACCTTGTGTTACGGAGCGGATTTCCTCCTCAAAATGATGGCCGAGGAAAAGAACCCGGGAAATGCAGTCTATGAAAAAAAGTACGGGCTTCCTTTCTTTGCCTCTGTAATTGGCCTCTGCCATTTTTCTTGCATGAACCGCGCCTTCAATCAGAGATTGTCTGTCTCCGTGGAGAACATGGACATAGCTCCCCCGGGGAATTTGCCCCACACAGGTCAGCACATTGTGGGTAACGGATATGGGGTCCCGCACAATCATCTCCGCGTCCATCCGTGCAATTCCCAGAGGATAAGCCTTGGCCATGTCAAAAAAACTGTGGTGATCAAAGGACATGCCGGAGTGCTGTTCCACGATTTGGCGGTACAGGGTGAAAGCAGGCTGCCAGTTCAGTGAGAGAATGCGGTTGAGGGCGACTTCCGTTACTTTCATGGCTTCGGAAATGGCATGGTAACCGTGAGCTACGCCAATGCCGCTGGGAATATCCGTAAGGGCCAGAATGGCTGCGTCAGCAATCAAACCCTCTGGAGTAATTATGCACGGGTTGCGGATGAAACTCAGCGATCCGGCACCGCCTCCAATATAGGCCGGTGCCAGTCCAAGGGTATTGAAAAGACCATCGATGAGTTCTCCGATGCGGTGGGACATGGCATCCAGAAAAATAAAAAGGGTTTTTCCGCTGTATTCCCTATGCTGGAATTCCTGCGCGAGGATATCTTCAAAATGGTTGCCCGGTCGGCTTATTCCCCTGAGGATAAAGGGGGTGATCTTGTGAAAAAGACCAATGATGAGGGTACCCTTTTCCAGATTTTTCCCTTCGGCAATAATCTGGGGGAAAATACCTCCAAAAACAGGAACAGGAGAGGCCAGAAGCCAGGGGTTCACCGATTCGCCTGTCCAGCCGTTGGCATCACAGGCGAGGATGAGCAGGGCTTTAACCCTTGGGTCTCCTGTGATCTGTCCTGCCGTTTCACGGGCTGTTTCCGGTTGACCCTTTGTGCATAGCCTTACAATCATGGGGCTTCCTTTCCTTTCCTGTCGGTTGGTGCCAGCCAGGCGAGAAGTTTTTCATATTCATAGTCCTTAGCCAGAGATTCCAGTGCAAGGGCTGCCGGGCTGTTTCTGGATGCAGTTTGCCTGATCATTTCATAAAGGCGTACCGTATCTCCTTCCCGCACTGCCTGGCCGAAGTCCCTGCGCTCTTCGCAGGAGAGAAGAGAGGGACTGGAGGGCAGGGATGCCAGGGCGGATTGGGGGCTTTCTGCTGCCTGCAGGGTGGTTGGAGTAAAGATGTACTGTAGCTGAAGACTTGAAGCCAGAATATCAAAAAGTTCCCGAGGTTGGAATGGCTTTCGAAGGAAAGCGTCTACCCCTGCGGCCATAACGGCGCCGCGCTCGTCTTCAAAAACAGTGGCCGTAAGGGCGATAATAACCGGAGATTTTTGGGTGATGTCTGATTTAATCCGACGTGTGGCCTCATATCCATCCATGACGGGCATGCGTATATCCATAAGGATCGCGTGGGGATGCCATGAGTCGGTAATCCGGGTGGCTTCCGCACCATTTTCCGCATCTCGGATCTGGAAGCCCAGAGGTTTGAGGAGGGCGTGGAGCAGGGAACGGTTTTCCTTCACGTCATCGGCCACAAGAATGCGGATGGGATCTCTGCCCGGATCAGGTATCACAGCCTGCGGAAGGGGAGAGAGCTCTATGCTGCTGAGGCGGTCAACTACCCGGAGGGGGATTTCGAGACGAAAGGTAGCGCCATGCCCCCGCTGGCTTGAACAGGTGAGGCTTCCGTTCATCATTTCCGCAAAATTTCGGCTGATGGTCAGGCCAAGGCCTGTGCCGCCGGCCTTAAAGCCTTCCAGCGTCTGATGAAATGCTTCAAAAAGCAGAGAAGATTCATTTTCATCAAGGCCAGGTCCTGAATCAGCCACCTCGAAAATCATGTGTGCCGTGTTCGGTTCTTTTTCAGAAAAATGGTGATCAGACCGGATTCGTAAGGTAACGCCGCCTTCCTCGGTGAACTTGATGGCATTGCCCAGAAGGTTGATCAGAATTTGCCGTAACTTTGTTTCGTCCGCATGCAGATAAAGGGGCAGGGAATCACTTTTTTCCACAAGAAATTGCAGCCCCTTTTCTGTAGCGCGGGTACGGAAAATCATTTCTACATCCCGTATAAGATCCGACAGGGAGAAGTCCTGGGACACAAGATGGGTCTCGCCTGCTTCAATTCTGGACATATCCAGAATATCGTTAATCAGCTGAAGCAGGTGATGACCACTCCGGAGGATAATGGTGATGTGATCCTTTTGCTGGGGAGAAAGAAGCGTATCCCTTGCAAGAACATGGGCGAACCCCAGAATGGCATTCATCGGGGTACGGATTTCATGACTCATGTTGGCGAGAAAACGACTTTTGGCGATGTTGGCACGCCGGGCTTTTACCGCCATTTCTTCTGCAACGGCAAGAGCTTCTCCAAGAGAGATGTTGGTTTCCGTAAGGGCTAATTCCGTTTTTTTGCGCTGGGTGATGTCCGTGTGGGATCCGGCCAGTCTGTACGGTGTGCCGGACTGATCCCTCATGGCCGCTCCCCGTGCAAGAATCCAGCGGAAGGAACCGTCTTTGTGCAGCATGCGGAATTCATTCTCATATTGATGGATTTTGCAGCTAATGTACAGATTCACTTTTTCAAGCACCATCTGCCTGTCATCCGGGTGAATGCGGCTGGTAAAAGTCGAAAAATCATTGGAAAGTTCTCCGTCTTTGTAGCCGAGCTGTTCTTTCCATTTCGGCGATAGATAGAGTGTGTTTTTTCGGAGATCCCAGTCCCATATGCCATCGTTGGAACCTTTCGCTGCCAGTGCAAACTGTTCTCTGCTCTGTTCCAGAATCTCTGTGGAAGTGGTTGTCTGCTGCAGTGTTTCCAGCGTGCGGTTGAATGCCCTTGCCAGTTCCTGCAGTTCAAAAGGGCCATCCAGTTTTATGCGGCGGTTCAGATCCCTATGGTTGACGACACTGCCTATGGCTTGGCTGAGTTTGTTCACACTTCCGACGGCAAGGCGGGTTCCTGCTATGACGGAGCTGATGAGAGCCGCAATGCCGCAGGATGTGATGAGAAACATATAAAATGCCAGTTTTCGTACCGGCTCCAAAGCCGCATGGCGATCCTGCCCCAGAAGAAGGCGTACGCCGGAAAGGGTGTCAATGCTTCGGCTCATAAAAATCCAGTCGGATGTGTTTTCGGGTACATGAAGTCCGAAGCGCTGGCGGTAGCTGGTGTTGGCCATGATTATGTTCTGGTTGGCATCGATAAAGGCTATGTCCAGGTCCGTACGGTCCATGTTTTTCAACCGGGGAATGGTTTCCGCAGGCAGGGAAAAGACAAGGCCGCCTTCCGGAAAGCCGTTCACCAGAATGGGGATCATTACCTCTATGCCATGGGATGTCATATGGACGGTTTTTTTCTTGATTTTCAGTTCGTGCAGAAGGGTTTCCGGAAGATCAGGCCGGGTCTGGGGGCCGGTGGCAACGATTTCACGGCCCATGAAATCCACGAGGGCAATGCGTTCTGAAGGCATGCCCGTTATGCTGAGGGACTGGAAAAAAAGAGGAAGATAGAAATCCCGGTCCAGAGCGTGAATCAACCCGTTAATGATCAGGTCGTTACGGGCAAGGTGCTGAATCTGTTTGATCAGTGTGTCCATTCTGTCCGCTATCTGCCCCTGCTGGGTATCGGCGGCCGCCTGAAGACGGGCATGTACGGAAGAAAGAATCATGGAGTGGGCAACCCAGAGTCCGGCCAGGCCAGCCAGAAGCATAATGACGAGGGTTGGAGGAACCACCCTCCACAGGATATAGGATGCAAAACGGGGAGGGACTTTGGGTATTCTGGAAGCAGCCATGGAGATGCTCCTTTGGGGGTCTGTATGTTCAACAGACAGGGTGATTACCGTATGGTTTTATGGTGCCGCCGGTATGGAGCAGGGGGTAATGAAACCTCCGGACGTGAAACATGCGATGCGGAAGTCTTCAGGATTAAGGGCGTCATGGCGCTCCGGTGTGAAAGGAGGTTTGTAGTCCCGCATGACTCCCTTATATTCATTCATGTTTTCCAGATGGTCCCGTACGATACTTCTTTCCAGTGTATTGGCCCTTGTTGCTGCTAACGCCAGCATGTGCACAAGGTCATAGGTGTGGGCCATGCCTGCGGGTGCCGGTATGGCCTCGGGTCTGTGGTTTTCAGGAAAGGTGTTGCTGTACAGGTGATAAAGGTGGGCAGCCCGTTCAGGCAGGGCTGGCGCAAGGAAGGAAAAGGTCTGAAGAAAAAAAAGATTGTCCGTTTCCCCCGCCGTTTCGTTTTGAAAGAAATCACCGCAGGATATGCCCCAGTGGGAGATCATGGGCAGGCGCTTTTCCGTTGGCAGTGCCGCCATGGATCGGGTGGCAATGCGACCTTCTTCCATCTGGCTGACCAGAATGAGAATGTCCGCATCTTTTTTGATCAGTTGCCGGATATGGGATGTCAGGTCGGTCGCACCCCAGTGAAACCACTGGATTCCTGCCGGTTCCACTTGTCTGCTGTTCAGGGCTTTGTAGAGGGCTGTTTCGTTGGATTGTCCCCATAGGGTTCTTTCCAGAAGAAGACCGGGTTTTTGATATCCCGCCTGAAGCAGTCTGTTGATGAGAAAACTTGCTGCATGATCATCCCGGACGGAAACCCTGAAAACATAATTGGGATTGTATCCGTTTTCGACAAGATGGGTTCCTGCAGCCCATGGAATAAGGAAGGGTATTTTTTCTTTGTGCACAATGGGCAGCTGTTCCATGGCTACCGGAGTATGGACCCCTCCGATGACGGCGAGGAGGCCGGGTTTTTCCTTAAATCTTTCCATATCTGTGCTGCCGCGTGCGGGGTTAGCCCTGTGGTCTTTGACGGAAAGTACAAGGGGGCGTCCCAGTAACCCACCTTTTTCGTTGAGTTCAGACACGGCAAGCAGAGCGCCCCGGTAAATACTCCGGCCAGCCATGGCAGACGGGCCGCTCATGTCTGCACTGATCCCGATGATGACAGGGTCGGATTCTGTCGCCATGGATGTGGCGTTTGTCAGCGCAATCAAAATAAAAATAAGAAGAGCTATGGGAACTTTTCTCATATCGATTTTCCTTGCAGAATATTCTGCTGGCAAAGTGTTTGTCCGGCTGGCGTGAGGATGGCAGGGGAGGAGCGGTGTTTTATTCATGCTGGGACGAAAGGGAGAGGTTAAAAGGTAAGAGCAGAAATACTTCCGTTCCTTTTCCCTGTATACTGTCTATGGAAAGGGTTCCTCCCATGGTGAGAACATGTTTCCGTATAAGGGCCAGTCCAAGGCCGGCGCCCTCATAGCAGCGGGTGGATGAATTTTCTGCCTGCCTGAAGGGTTCCCATATCTGTTCCATCAGATCCTGAGATATGCCTATGCCCGTATCGGCTATGACAAAAAGAATCCGTACCGTGTGAGGGGCAACCGGTAATGGAATCAGGGGAATGATTTCCAGATGGACCGTTCCCTGTTTGGTAAACTTCAAGGCGTTTCCTACCAGATGAAAGAGAATCTGCCGGAGCCGGGCAGCATCTCCCATCAGGGGACCGGGAAGAGGTTCTTCTTTGGTTATGGTGAAAGTTACTTTTTTTTCCATGGCTGTTAAAGCGAAGAGTCCATGGATGGACTCACAGACTCTTTGCAGGTCAAAGTCTTCCATGGCAACATGGGGCTTTCCGGATTTCAGGTTGGCAAAGTCAATGATGTCTGTGAGCAGATGGGCCAGCCTGTTGGCCGAGTTGATTCCAAGCCGGATAATTTCCGCATTTTCCGTATCCGGTGATGTGTTCTGAAGCAGGTACATGACCCCGAGAATACCATTCAGCGGCGTACGGAGTTCGTGGCTCATATTGGCCAGAAATTCGGATTTGACGAGATTCGCTGCCTCGGCGGCCTCTTTTGCCTGAAGCATGGCTTTTTCCGCTTTTTTCTGGGGAGTGATGTCTCGGCTTACAGCCAGAGCAGAAACGATTCCGCCGGAGAGACTGTATTCCGGAATAATTTTTATATGATGGATCATCGGTTTTTCTCTGCCGCTGAAGGTATATTCTGTTTCCAGCGATGCAGCTGTTCTGAAAACTGTTTCCAGAGCGTTTTCCCAGAATTGGCAGATAGCCGGGTCAAAATTCAGATCGCGATGGGTTTTTCCTATGTAATCAGATGGTTGAATGTTGTTGATTTCTTTGATGTTGCTGGAAATGAACAGATGGCGGCCCTGCCTGTCATACCGCATGACAAGATCCGGTAGTTCCTGAATCAATACCTCCTGTCTTTGTTCACTTTCACGCAGAAGCCGCTGGAGCCGGAGGTGGGTTTTTACACGCGCATGGATTTCTTCCGGCTGAAAGGGTTTGCTTACATAGTCTACGCCGCCTGCTGCAAACGCTTTGAGCTTATCTTCTGTTTCGTTGAGGGCACTGATAAAAATGACGGGTATATTATGGGATAGAGGATGCTGTTTCAGATGTCGGCAAACTTCAAATCCATCCATTTCAGGCATACGGATGTCAAGAAGAATGAGGTCGGGTGGGTTTTCGTTGACAGCAGCGAGTGCCATGGTGCCATTGGGAAAGGCTACGGTCCGGTATCCATGGGTTTGAAGAATTTCCTGCATCAGGGTGAGATTGGCAGGTGTGTCATCAATGATCATGATCCGGGGAGGTGGCGCTTGTACTGTCATGGCTGATCTCCGTGATTCTGCGGGGCAAGGGACAAAGAACCCGTTCTGGTGGTCTCCGGAGGCTTATGGTCCGATACTTCTGGTATGAGTATAGAATAGGAACGGTGTTTATCATAGCATGGAGAATCTCCGGATGACAAGAAAAGGCCGTGTGTACGGTTTGTTCCCTCCGGGCTTTTTTTGTCATAATGGTGGAACTGTCCTGATGGCTGATTTTTTTCTTGAGTGCGGGGGTGTCATGTGTCATTTTATCGCTATCTTTTCTTCCTATTCTGGTAGTCATGCCCTTCCTTGTTCTCTTTTTTCTGGCCGGTGGCTATGGGGTGTTCTCCGTGCTGCAGGGACAAAAAAAGCCTCTATTTCTGTAGAACCATAGATTATGATAAGAAGCTGATAATCAGATATACAATTTGATAAGCATGTAAGGCTTTGGTTTTAAAATAAAAAAACTTTTTTGTGCCAGGCCTCAGAAGGTGCCGGCTTGCTATGCGGGTTGCTGTCTTCTGCCAAGGCAGCCCTCCGGTAAGCGGCGGCAACGAAGCTGCATCGCCGGGTTTCCGGTTGGACAGCAGCAGGAGGGTGGAGAGGGTGTTGATCTGATCAATCCGGAGGGAAGGTGAAAGATGAGCCATTTCCCGCATGTCAGCATACTGTTCAAACCGTATTTTTTCTGGATACTGCTGCTTTGTCTTCCGTTTTTGTGCGGGCGTATGCCGCTGTATGCCGGTGAAAAGGGCTGGGGGCAGCGTTCGGATGATACGCGGACCGGGCAGATACTGGATACGATCTTAAAAAGTGCTCCCACGGGTATTGGTATGGTCGAGTATCGTATGATTACGGAAGTGAATGACTATATCCTTCATCTGACAGGTTACGCCAGAGAAGAGCTCATCGGACAAAATGCCCGCCTACTCTATCCTTCCCAAAACGATTTTGATTATGTGGGCCGGGAAAAATACCGGCAGATCAGTGAGAGAGGAACCGGTTCCGTTGAAACCCGATGGCTGCGTAAGGACGGAGAAATCCGCCATGTCATTCTTTCTTCAACCCCCCTTGATCGTGAGAATCTGGGTGCCGGTGTCACCTTTACGGTTGTGGATATTACGGAACGGAAAAGGGCGGAGGAGAGGCTTGCGGAAAGTGAAGAACGTTTCAGAAGCCTTTTTGAGGGAAATTCGGCGGTTATGCTGCTCATTGACCCGGAAACAGGGAGTCTTCTTGAAGCCAACCCTGCTGCTGTTGCTTATTACGGATGGACCGGTAAGGAGCTGACCCGCAGGCGTATTCAGGACATCAATACCTTTTCATCCGATGAGGTGGAACAGGAAATGGAGAAGGCAGCGGCCCATGCCCGTAACCATTTTGAATTCCGGCACCGCAGGGCAGATGGTTCCGTCCGCGATGTGGCCGTATTCAGCAGCGGTGTTCAGGCAGGTTCCGGAGAACTTCTTTTTTCTATTATCCACGATATTACAGACCGTAAAGAGGCGGAAGCCTCCCTCCTGTCCCGGACCCGCTGGTTTTTTTGGGGTCTTGCTGTTTGTGTCCTCATGCTGACGGGTCTGGTGGCAGGCCTGATTCTGAGCCTCAGGCAGTACAGAAGGGCGGAGAAGGCCCTCAAGATAAGTGAGACTTCCCTGAAACGCCAGAATGATATGGTCGGTGCCCTGCTGAACAATCTTCCCAGTGGGGTGTTTATGGTCAATGTTCCGGATGGCAGTCCTCTCGTTGTCAATCCCATGGCACAGAAACTGTTGGGCTGTGGTGCTTTGCCGGATGCTGACCGGTTGAGCCTTTCGGAAGTATACCGGGCACGCAGGCAGGGCAGCCAAGAGCCTTATCCTGTGGAAGAAATGCCCATTGTAAGGGGGATGAAGGGAGAGAAGAGCCACATTGATGACATGATTGTGATGCGTCCGGATGGAAGTGAAGTCTGGCTGGAAGTTTTTGGTGCTCCCATACGCAATGAACAGGGAGAGATCTGGGCCAGTCTGGCTCATTTTCAGGATATTACAGAGCGTAAGGAGGCGGAATCGGAGCGTGAGAAGCTTCATGCCCAGCTGGCTCAGGTGCAGAAAATGGAGTCCATTGGGAGGCTTGCAGGAGGCGTGGCCCATGATTTCAATAACATGCTGGGTGTGATTATGGGGCATGCGGATCTGGCCTTGTCGCAGATGGAACCGGAGGATGCCCTGCATGCGGATCTGGAAGAAATCCGGAAAGCGGCCCTGCGGTCTGCCGGTCTGACCCGTCAGCTTCTGGGGTTTGCCCGCAGGCAGACCATAGCCCCGACAGTTCTTGATCTGAATGCTATTGTGGGAGAAATACTGAAAATGCTTCGCCGTCTGATCGGTGAGGATATCGAGCTGGTCTGGAAGCCGGCCGATAGCTTGTGGGCTGTGAAGCTTGATTCCACGCAGGTGGACCAGATACTGGCCAATCTTTGCGTGAA
The sequence above is drawn from the Desulfobotulus pelophilus genome and encodes:
- a CDS encoding response regulator; this translates as MTVQAPPPRIMIIDDTPANLTLMQEILQTHGYRTVAFPNGTMALAAVNENPPDLILLDIRMPEMDGFEVCRHLKQHPLSHNIPVIFISALNETEDKLKAFAAGGVDYVSKPFQPEEIHARVKTHLRLQRLLRESEQRQEVLIQELPDLVMRYDRQGRHLFISSNIKEINNIQPSDYIGKTHRDLNFDPAICQFWENALETVFRTAASLETEYTFSGREKPMIHHIKIIPEYSLSGGIVSALAVSRDITPQKKAEKAMLQAKEAAEAANLVKSEFLANMSHELRTPLNGILGVMYLLQNTSPDTENAEIIRLGINSANRLAHLLTDIIDFANLKSGKPHVAMEDFDLQRVCESIHGLFALTAMEKKVTFTITKEEPLPGPLMGDAARLRQILFHLVGNALKFTKQGTVHLEIIPLIPLPVAPHTVRILFVIADTGIGISQDLMEQIWEPFRQAENSSTRCYEGAGLGLALIRKHVLTMGGTLSIDSIQGKGTEVFLLLPFNLSLSSQHE
- a CDS encoding FIST signal transduction protein gives rise to the protein MIVRLCTKGQPETARETAGQITGDPRVKALLILACDANGWTGESVNPWLLASPVPVFGGIFPQIIAEGKNLEKGTLIIGLFHKITPFILRGISRPGNHFEDILAQEFQHREYSGKTLFIFLDAMSHRIGELIDGLFNTLGLAPAYIGGGAGSLSFIRNPCIITPEGLIADAAILALTDIPSGIGVAHGYHAISEAMKVTEVALNRILSLNWQPAFTLYRQIVEQHSGMSFDHHSFFDMAKAYPLGIARMDAEMIVRDPISVTHNVLTCVGQIPRGSYVHVLHGDRQSLIEGAVHARKMAEANYRGKERKPVLFFIDCISRVLFLGHHFEEEIRSVTQGSFTFGALTLGEIANTGDAFLEFYNKTAVTGLLGESHESCDV
- a CDS encoding ATP-binding protein, coding for MAASRIPKVPPRFASYILWRVVPPTLVIMLLAGLAGLWVAHSMILSSVHARLQAAADTQQGQIADRMDTLIKQIQHLARNDLIINGLIHALDRDFYLPLFFQSLSITGMPSERIALVDFMGREIVATGPQTRPDLPETLLHELKIKKKTVHMTSHGIEVMIPILVNGFPEGGLVFSLPAETIPRLKNMDRTDLDIAFIDANQNIIMANTSYRQRFGLHVPENTSDWIFMSRSIDTLSGVRLLLGQDRHAALEPVRKLAFYMFLITSCGIAALISSVIAGTRLAVGSVNKLSQAIGSVVNHRDLNRRIKLDGPFELQELARAFNRTLETLQQTTTSTEILEQSREQFALAAKGSNDGIWDWDLRKNTLYLSPKWKEQLGYKDGELSNDFSTFTSRIHPDDRQMVLEKVNLYISCKIHQYENEFRMLHKDGSFRWILARGAAMRDQSGTPYRLAGSHTDITQRKKTELALTETNISLGEALAVAEEMAVKARRANIAKSRFLANMSHEIRTPMNAILGFAHVLARDTLLSPQQKDHITIILRSGHHLLQLINDILDMSRIEAGETHLVSQDFSLSDLIRDVEMIFRTRATEKGLQFLVEKSDSLPLYLHADETKLRQILINLLGNAIKFTEEGGVTLRIRSDHHFSEKEPNTAHMIFEVADSGPGLDENESSLLFEAFHQTLEGFKAGGTGLGLTISRNFAEMMNGSLTCSSQRGHGATFRLEIPLRVVDRLSSIELSPLPQAVIPDPGRDPIRILVADDVKENRSLLHALLKPLGFQIRDAENGAEATRITDSWHPHAILMDIRMPVMDGYEATRRIKSDITQKSPVIIALTATVFEDERGAVMAAGVDAFLRKPFQPRELFDILASSLQLQYIFTPTTLQAAESPQSALASLPSSPSLLSCEERRDFGQAVREGDTVRLYEMIRQTASRNSPAALALESLAKDYEYEKLLAWLAPTDRKGKEAP
- a CDS encoding hybrid sensor histidine kinase/response regulator; this encodes MSHFPHVSILFKPYFFWILLLCLPFLCGRMPLYAGEKGWGQRSDDTRTGQILDTILKSAPTGIGMVEYRMITEVNDYILHLTGYAREELIGQNARLLYPSQNDFDYVGREKYRQISERGTGSVETRWLRKDGEIRHVILSSTPLDRENLGAGVTFTVVDITERKRAEERLAESEERFRSLFEGNSAVMLLIDPETGSLLEANPAAVAYYGWTGKELTRRRIQDINTFSSDEVEQEMEKAAAHARNHFEFRHRRADGSVRDVAVFSSGVQAGSGELLFSIIHDITDRKEAEASLLSRTRWFFWGLAVCVLMLTGLVAGLILSLRQYRRAEKALKISETSLKRQNDMVGALLNNLPSGVFMVNVPDGSPLVVNPMAQKLLGCGALPDADRLSLSEVYRARRQGSQEPYPVEEMPIVRGMKGEKSHIDDMIVMRPDGSEVWLEVFGAPIRNEQGEIWASLAHFQDITERKEAESEREKLHAQLAQVQKMESIGRLAGGVAHDFNNMLGVIMGHADLALSQMEPEDALHADLEEIRKAALRSAGLTRQLLGFARRQTIAPTVLDLNAIVGEILKMLRRLIGEDIELVWKPADSLWAVKLDSTQVDQILANLCVNARDAIDGAGRIIIETANVFFDRDYCLRHAGFMEGNYVLLAVSDNGCGMDSDTLSHIFEPFFTTKGVGRGTGLGLSTVYGIIKQNKGFVNIYSEPGHGTSMKIYFPRHWAEAEQRSEPCAVTPGAKHSETILLVEDEPMLLNVTGSMLAQLGYTVLAANTPLEAVRLAGEYGAGIDLLLTDVVMPEMNGYELANTLMSMYPAMGRLFMSGYTAHAIEKQMEPEERGLFIQKPFSINDLATGIRKAMP
- a CDS encoding ABC transporter substrate-binding protein, which produces MRKVPIALLIFILIALTNATSMATESDPVIIGISADMSGPSAMAGRSIYRGALLAVSELNEKGGLLGRPLVLSVKDHRANPARGSTDMERFKEKPGLLAVIGGVHTPVAMEQLPIVHKEKIPFLIPWAAGTHLVENGYNPNYVFRVSVRDDHAASFLINRLLQAGYQKPGLLLERTLWGQSNETALYKALNSRQVEPAGIQWFHWGATDLTSHIRQLIKKDADILILVSQMEEGRIATRSMAALPTEKRLPMISHWGISCGDFFQNETAGETDNLFFLQTFSFLAPALPERAAHLYHLYSNTFPENHRPEAIPAPAGMAHTYDLVHMLALAATRANTLERSIVRDHLENMNEYKGVMRDYKPPFTPERHDALNPEDFRIACFTSGGFITPCSIPAAP